One region of Enterobacter ludwigii genomic DNA includes:
- a CDS encoding type A chloramphenicol O-acetyltransferase gives MKKIIPEYTPVDLSRWARKEHFEVFQGFAQSTFNQTVLIDITALLKHIKEVGWKFYPTMIFLLAKIVNRHTEFRMAIKHNELVIWNEIHPNYTIFHNETETFSSMWSHYDGNIQHFQNTYSEDVARYGNNLAYWPKEESRENIFFVSAIPWVSFTSFNVNVANMQNFFAPMFTLAKYYEQDGKVLLPLAVQVHHSVCDGFHVARLFNELQELCNDLPHQ, from the coding sequence ATGAAAAAAATAATTCCAGAATATACACCCGTTGATTTATCGCGTTGGGCAAGAAAAGAGCATTTTGAGGTATTTCAGGGATTTGCTCAAAGTACATTTAACCAAACGGTTCTGATAGACATTACCGCGCTGCTGAAACATATAAAAGAGGTTGGCTGGAAATTCTACCCTACGATGATTTTCCTCCTTGCTAAAATTGTCAACAGGCATACGGAGTTTCGTATGGCCATAAAGCACAATGAGCTTGTCATTTGGAATGAAATTCATCCCAACTATACTATTTTCCATAATGAAACAGAGACCTTTTCATCAATGTGGAGCCATTACGATGGCAATATTCAACACTTCCAGAATACTTATTCAGAAGACGTTGCACGCTATGGTAATAACCTTGCATATTGGCCTAAGGAAGAGTCTCGGGAAAATATATTTTTCGTATCGGCTATTCCCTGGGTGAGTTTTACCAGTTTTAATGTCAACGTTGCTAATATGCAGAACTTTTTTGCTCCGATGTTCACTCTCGCAAAATATTACGAACAAGATGGGAAAGTACTGTTACCTCTCGCCGTTCAGGTACACCATTCCGTGTGCGACGGTTTCCATGTGGCAAGACTGTTCAATGAATTACAAGAACTCTGTAATGACTTGCCACATCAATAG
- a CDS encoding glutamate--cysteine ligase: MPLPDFHSSEPFTLGIELELQVVNPPGYDLSQDSSALIAAVKNDIKGGEVKHDITESMLEIATGVCQNIDQAAAQLSVIQQSILRAAADQHIQICGGGTHPFQKWQRQEVCDDERYNITLERFGYLILQATVFGQHVHIGCRTGDDAIYLLHGLSRFVPHFIALAAASPYMQGTDTKFASSRLNIFSGFPDNGQMPWVNNWQEFEGLFRRLSATSMVDSIKDLHWDIRPSPHFGTVEVRVMDTPLTLGHAINIAGLIQATSHWLLTARPYKHQERDFLLYRFNRFQACRYGLEGILTDVYTGEQKTVAEEIDWLLEQVAPSAEKLGATSAITEIALLLKQGKSEAQRMRDFIADGGSLISLVQKHCELWATAP; this comes from the coding sequence ATGCCTTTACCCGATTTCCATTCCTCCGAACCTTTCACTCTTGGCATCGAACTCGAACTGCAGGTGGTGAACCCGCCTGGATACGATCTCAGCCAGGACTCCTCAGCCCTTATCGCCGCCGTTAAAAACGACATCAAAGGCGGTGAAGTCAAACACGACATCACCGAAAGCATGCTCGAAATCGCTACTGGGGTGTGTCAGAACATCGACCAGGCGGCAGCACAGCTCTCTGTGATTCAGCAAAGCATCCTGCGAGCGGCAGCGGATCAGCATATTCAGATTTGCGGCGGCGGAACGCATCCGTTCCAGAAATGGCAGCGTCAGGAAGTGTGCGACGACGAGCGCTATAACATCACGCTGGAGCGCTTTGGCTACCTGATTTTGCAGGCGACGGTGTTCGGCCAGCATGTGCATATCGGTTGCCGGACCGGGGATGACGCCATTTATCTGCTGCACGGCCTGTCACGTTTTGTGCCGCACTTCATTGCCCTGGCGGCGGCATCGCCGTACATGCAGGGTACAGACACGAAGTTTGCCTCGTCGCGGCTTAATATCTTTTCCGGATTCCCGGATAACGGCCAAATGCCGTGGGTTAACAACTGGCAGGAGTTTGAAGGGCTGTTCCGCCGTTTGAGTGCCACCAGCATGGTCGACAGCATTAAAGATCTGCACTGGGATATTCGTCCCAGCCCACATTTTGGCACCGTGGAGGTGCGGGTGATGGATACCCCGCTGACGCTCGGCCACGCGATCAATATTGCCGGGTTAATTCAGGCTACGTCACACTGGCTATTGACCGCGCGGCCCTATAAGCATCAGGAGCGGGATTTTCTGCTGTATCGTTTTAACCGTTTTCAGGCATGCCGTTACGGATTAGAGGGCATTCTGACGGACGTTTACACCGGCGAGCAGAAGACTGTTGCAGAAGAGATCGACTGGCTGCTGGAGCAGGTTGCACCGTCGGCCGAGAAACTCGGCGCGACAAGTGCGATAACGGAAATTGCCCTGCTGTTAAAGCAGGGCAAGAGCGAGGCGCAACGCATGCGGGACTTTATTGCCGACGGCGGCTCGCTTATTTCTCTGGTGCAAAAACATTGTGAACTATGGGCAACCGCTCCGTAA
- a CDS encoding RamA family antibiotic efflux transcriptional regulator, with protein sequence MTISAQVIDTIVEWIDDNLHQPLRIDEIARHAGYSKWHLQRLFMQYKGESLGRYIRERKLLLAARDLRESDERVYEICLRYGYDSQQTFTRIFTRTFNQPPGAYRKENHSQAH encoded by the coding sequence ATGACCATTTCCGCTCAAGTCATTGATACCATCGTCGAGTGGATCGACGACAACCTGCATCAGCCATTACGTATTGACGAGATTGCTCGCCACGCGGGTTACTCGAAATGGCACCTGCAGAGACTCTTTATGCAGTACAAAGGGGAGAGTCTGGGACGTTATATCCGTGAACGCAAGCTGCTGCTGGCGGCGCGCGATTTGCGCGAATCAGACGAGCGCGTCTATGAAATCTGCCTGCGCTACGGGTATGACTCGCAGCAGACGTTTACGCGCATCTTTACCCGCACGTTCAACCAGCCGCCCGGAGCATACCGCAAAGAGAATCATAGCCAGGCGCATTGA
- a CDS encoding oxidoreductase, with protein sequence MSDYPTIALIGPGAIGTTIAAVLHDAGRTPLLCGRTAHPELRLRHDEGETVVPGPVLTDPSIITRPVDLVFVAVKTTQNADSAGWLRVLCDENTVVCALQNGVEQKAQLAPWVNGATVLPSVVWFPAQREPDASVWLRAKPRLTLPDVPQAQRVVDALRGTRCAVELSADFSSVAWRKLLQNAVAGLMVLANRRAGMFSREDISELALAYLREGLAVARAEGANLDDEVAQEILTNFQHAPADLGTSILADRQANRPLEWDIRNGVIQRYGRAHGIPVPISDVVVPLLAAGSEGPG encoded by the coding sequence ATGTCTGACTATCCAACCATTGCGCTGATTGGACCCGGTGCGATTGGGACCACCATTGCCGCAGTGCTGCATGACGCTGGCCGCACGCCGTTGTTGTGCGGACGCACCGCGCACCCGGAATTGCGTTTGCGTCACGATGAGGGAGAAACGGTGGTGCCCGGTCCGGTATTAACGGATCCGAGTATCATCACGCGCCCCGTTGATCTCGTTTTTGTGGCGGTAAAAACGACGCAAAATGCCGACAGCGCCGGATGGCTGCGCGTGCTGTGTGACGAAAACACCGTGGTCTGCGCCCTGCAAAATGGCGTTGAGCAAAAAGCCCAGCTTGCGCCGTGGGTCAACGGCGCAACGGTACTGCCGTCGGTGGTCTGGTTCCCGGCGCAGCGTGAGCCGGATGCTTCAGTATGGCTGCGCGCCAAACCGCGTCTGACATTGCCGGATGTCCCGCAGGCACAACGAGTGGTCGATGCCCTGCGTGGCACACGCTGTGCGGTTGAACTGTCGGCAGATTTCTCCAGTGTGGCATGGCGCAAACTGCTGCAAAATGCGGTGGCTGGCCTGATGGTGCTGGCCAATCGTCGCGCCGGGATGTTCTCTCGCGAGGATATTAGCGAGCTGGCGCTTGCGTATTTGCGTGAAGGGCTGGCCGTCGCTCGTGCCGAGGGGGCAAACCTGGACGATGAGGTGGCACAAGAGATCCTGACAAACTTCCAGCATGCACCTGCCGATTTAGGCACATCGATCCTCGCAGATCGTCAGGCCAACCGGCCCCTGGAGTGGGATATTCGTAACGGTGTTATTCAACGTTATGGTCGCGCGCACGGTATCCCGGTTCCCATTAGCGACGTGGTAGTGCCACTGCTGGCGGCAGGGAGTGAAGGCCCGGGATAA
- a CDS encoding MmcQ/YjbR family DNA-binding protein, translated as MESKALQEHAKRVALELPFTEHCWPFGPGFDVFKVGGKIFMIVAVAHRRPHVSLKSDPEKSLLNQQIYRGIEPGYHLSKKHWISLYGTDDVTPELVTDLINDSWHLVVDKLPKKDQKWIRPA; from the coding sequence ATGGAGAGTAAGGCATTGCAGGAGCACGCAAAACGCGTGGCGCTGGAGCTGCCGTTCACCGAACACTGCTGGCCGTTTGGGCCGGGGTTTGACGTGTTTAAAGTAGGCGGAAAAATTTTCATGATTGTGGCGGTTGCCCACAGGCGCCCGCACGTTAGCCTGAAATCAGACCCGGAGAAATCCCTGCTTAATCAGCAGATCTATCGCGGGATAGAGCCGGGCTACCATCTGAGTAAAAAGCACTGGATTTCCCTTTACGGCACTGACGATGTGACACCGGAACTGGTTACCGACCTCATCAATGATTCCTGGCATCTGGTGGTGGATAAGCTACCGAAAAAAGACCAGAAGTGGATCCGTCCGGCTTGA
- a CDS encoding cation-transporting P-type ATPase produces the protein MTEKKLSPNVPPSGGLAYQQTVEQVLTHTQSQASGLDRAEAQARLQKSGPNALPEKKGKPAWLRFLAHFNDVLIYVLLAAAVLTAVMGHWVDTLVILGVAVINALIGHVQESNAEKSLKSIRNMLSSEARVIRNGNHETIRTTEIVPGDIIVLRAGDRIPADMRLIEAHNLRVEEAILTGESTVVDKHIYPLNGELPLGDRTNMVFSGTTVSAGGGVGVVTATGKDTELGHINQMMAGIEKHRTPLLVQMDKLGKAIFVIILAMMAALFVFSLVFREIPMGELLLSLISLAVASVPEGLPAIISIILSLGVQAMARKRAIIRKLPTVETLGAMTVVCSDKTGTLTMNEMTVKAIITADSCYRVDGNSYEPVGNIYLEGSDEPIQIQPGTMLEQYLRTIDLCNDSQLIQDERGLWGITGGPTEGALKVLAAKAHLEPVMTTLVNKIPFDSQYKYMSTHYQVGSEEQILITGAPDVIFALCAQQQSRNGTQDFDRAYWETEMERYARQGLRMVAAAFKPTSGEQALTHDALKHGLIFLGIAGMMDPPRPEAIAAINACQQAGIRVKMITGDHPQTAMSIGQMLGISNSEQAVTGYQLEKMDDAGLAEAAVKYDIFARTSPEHKLRLVKALQDKGEIVGMTGDGVNDAPALRQADVGIAMGIKGTEVTKEAADMVLTDDNFATIASAVKEGRRVYDNLKKTILFIMPTNLAQGLLIVIALLAGNIIPLTPVLILWMNMATSATLSFGLAFEAAERNIMRRPPRKTGQHVMDAYAVWRVAFVGTMIAIAAFALEAWLAPRGHSAEFIRTVLLQMLVCAQWVYMINCRNTESFSLNSGLLANKGIWLVTGVLFLLQAAIIYLPFMQMLFGTEALPLRYWFVTLAVAGVMFFVVEIEKRLTRRFRKSA, from the coding sequence ATGACTGAAAAAAAATTGTCCCCAAACGTGCCGCCTTCCGGCGGGCTGGCATATCAGCAGACCGTCGAGCAGGTGCTTACCCACACGCAGAGCCAGGCCAGCGGTCTGGACCGTGCAGAGGCGCAGGCGCGTCTGCAAAAATCTGGTCCGAACGCGCTGCCGGAGAAAAAAGGTAAACCCGCCTGGCTGCGTTTTTTGGCCCATTTTAATGATGTGCTGATTTATGTCCTGCTGGCCGCCGCCGTATTAACGGCAGTGATGGGCCACTGGGTCGATACGCTGGTTATTTTGGGTGTCGCAGTCATTAATGCGTTAATTGGTCATGTTCAGGAAAGTAATGCGGAAAAATCCCTGAAGAGTATTCGTAATATGCTCTCCAGCGAGGCGCGCGTTATTCGCAACGGCAATCATGAAACTATACGGACAACTGAAATAGTCCCGGGCGATATTATCGTATTACGTGCGGGAGATCGTATTCCGGCGGATATGCGTCTCATCGAAGCGCATAATTTACGGGTAGAAGAAGCGATTTTGACCGGTGAATCCACGGTTGTGGATAAACACATTTATCCGCTGAACGGTGAATTACCGTTGGGCGATCGTACCAACATGGTCTTCTCCGGAACGACCGTAAGTGCGGGCGGCGGCGTTGGCGTGGTCACCGCGACCGGTAAGGATACGGAACTCGGCCACATCAACCAGATGATGGCGGGCATCGAAAAGCACCGCACGCCGCTGCTGGTACAAATGGACAAGCTGGGTAAAGCGATCTTCGTCATTATTCTGGCAATGATGGCTGCGCTGTTTGTTTTCAGCCTGGTATTTCGTGAGATCCCGATGGGCGAGTTACTGCTCTCCCTGATTAGCCTGGCGGTAGCATCCGTACCGGAAGGCCTGCCGGCGATTATCTCCATCATCCTTTCTCTGGGCGTGCAGGCGATGGCGCGTAAGCGGGCCATTATCCGCAAACTGCCGACGGTGGAAACTCTGGGAGCAATGACCGTGGTCTGCTCGGACAAAACCGGCACCCTGACCATGAACGAGATGACGGTAAAAGCCATCATCACCGCTGACAGCTGCTATCGTGTAGATGGTAACAGCTACGAGCCGGTGGGCAATATTTACCTGGAGGGGAGCGACGAGCCCATACAAATCCAGCCTGGCACCATGCTGGAGCAGTACCTGCGGACCATTGACCTGTGTAATGACAGCCAGCTGATTCAGGACGAGCGCGGTCTGTGGGGGATTACCGGCGGGCCGACCGAAGGCGCGCTAAAGGTACTGGCAGCGAAAGCTCATCTTGAGCCGGTCATGACCACGCTGGTTAACAAGATCCCGTTTGACTCGCAGTATAAGTACATGAGCACCCACTACCAGGTCGGCAGTGAGGAGCAGATTTTAATTACCGGCGCGCCAGATGTGATTTTCGCCCTGTGCGCGCAGCAGCAGAGCCGTAACGGTACACAAGATTTCGACCGCGCGTACTGGGAAACCGAGATGGAGCGCTATGCGCGCCAGGGGCTGCGTATGGTGGCAGCAGCGTTCAAACCGACGAGCGGCGAGCAGGCGTTAACCCACGATGCGCTGAAGCACGGTCTAATCTTCCTCGGTATTGCCGGGATGATGGACCCACCGCGTCCGGAAGCCATTGCGGCGATAAACGCCTGTCAGCAGGCGGGGATCCGCGTGAAGATGATCACCGGCGATCACCCGCAGACGGCAATGAGCATCGGCCAGATGTTGGGGATCAGTAACAGCGAGCAGGCCGTAACGGGTTATCAGCTGGAGAAAATGGACGACGCCGGGCTGGCTGAAGCCGCGGTGAAGTATGACATCTTCGCCCGTACCAGCCCGGAGCATAAGCTGCGCCTGGTGAAAGCGTTGCAGGACAAAGGTGAAATCGTCGGCATGACCGGTGACGGTGTTAATGATGCCCCGGCGCTGCGTCAGGCGGATGTGGGCATCGCGATGGGCATCAAAGGCACGGAAGTGACCAAAGAGGCTGCGGACATGGTCCTGACGGACGATAACTTCGCCACCATCGCCAGCGCGGTGAAAGAGGGGCGTCGCGTTTACGACAACCTGAAGAAGACCATCCTCTTCATTATGCCGACCAACCTCGCGCAGGGGTTGCTGATTGTCATTGCGCTGCTGGCAGGAAATATCATTCCGCTGACCCCGGTGCTGATTTTGTGGATGAACATGGCCACTTCCGCCACGCTCTCCTTCGGCCTGGCCTTTGAGGCCGCCGAACGCAACATCATGCGTCGTCCACCACGTAAGACCGGACAGCACGTGATGGATGCCTACGCCGTGTGGCGCGTGGCCTTCGTCGGCACCATGATTGCCATTGCGGCCTTTGCACTTGAAGCCTGGCTGGCCCCGCGCGGCCACAGCGCGGAGTTCATCCGCACCGTGCTGCTACAGATGCTGGTCTGTGCCCAGTGGGTCTACATGATTAACTGCCGCAACACGGAATCATTCTCCCTGAACAGCGGCCTGCTGGCGAACAAAGGGATCTGGCTGGTGACGGGTGTGCTGTTCCTGCTTCAGGCGGCGATTATCTACCTGCCATTTATGCAGATGCTGTTTGGTACGGAAGCCCTTCCGCTGCGCTACTGGTTTGTGACCCTGGCCGTTGCAGGCGTGATGTTCTTCGTCGTCGAAATCGAGAAGCGGCTGACCCGCAGGTTCCGTAAGTCTGCATAG
- a CDS encoding MBL fold metallo-hydrolase, translated as MKKPQFICVVFVMIIASAASLPFVLNAGFGQSPQGAQLTEVEASPQHRDGKFHNTLPTPGYNGDKNMLVAMWEFLTQKTENARPAQPLPMVKTDLASLPLEQDTLVWLGHSSWYLQLAGKRILIDPVLGNYAAPFSFLNKAFVGEYPWRAESMPEIDLLIISHDHYDHLDYATIRALLPKVKRVVTPLGVGSHLRYWGMKPEIIDERDWNQSVHISDELTVHVLPARHFSGRGIKRDQTLWGSFMFVTPEQKVYYSGDSGYGPHFRAIGEQFGEVDLAIMENGQYDQDWKYIHMLPDETAQASADLNAKAVVPGHNGRFVLAKHTWNDPLIQLAKASKDKNYRLLTPELGEPVRVSDTTQTFREWWE; from the coding sequence ATGAAAAAGCCTCAATTCATCTGCGTGGTGTTTGTCATGATTATTGCTTCAGCTGCAAGTTTACCGTTTGTCCTGAATGCCGGATTTGGCCAGTCCCCGCAGGGGGCTCAGCTCACGGAAGTCGAGGCTTCCCCACAGCATCGTGACGGGAAATTCCACAATACGTTGCCGACACCGGGTTATAACGGTGACAAGAATATGCTGGTGGCGATGTGGGAGTTTCTGACCCAAAAAACGGAAAACGCACGCCCGGCTCAGCCGCTGCCGATGGTGAAAACCGATCTTGCGAGCCTGCCGCTGGAGCAGGACACCCTGGTGTGGCTTGGTCACTCTTCCTGGTATCTCCAGCTGGCGGGCAAACGCATTCTGATCGATCCGGTGCTGGGTAACTATGCCGCGCCGTTCTCGTTCCTGAATAAAGCCTTCGTCGGCGAGTATCCATGGCGCGCTGAGAGCATGCCGGAAATCGACCTGCTGATTATCTCGCACGATCACTACGATCATCTTGATTACGCCACCATCAGGGCATTACTGCCGAAGGTGAAGCGTGTGGTGACACCGCTGGGTGTCGGATCTCACCTGCGTTACTGGGGGATGAAACCAGAGATTATCGACGAGCGAGACTGGAACCAGTCGGTGCACATCAGTGATGAATTGACGGTGCATGTACTGCCGGCGCGTCACTTCTCCGGACGCGGTATCAAACGCGATCAAACCTTGTGGGGCAGTTTTATGTTCGTTACGCCAGAGCAGAAGGTTTACTACAGCGGTGACTCCGGGTACGGCCCGCACTTCAGGGCTATCGGCGAACAGTTTGGCGAGGTGGATTTAGCCATTATGGAAAACGGCCAGTACGACCAGGACTGGAAGTACATCCACATGCTGCCGGATGAAACGGCGCAGGCTTCAGCCGATCTTAATGCAAAAGCCGTCGTGCCCGGGCATAACGGGCGCTTCGTACTGGCGAAGCACACATGGAACGACCCGCTGATCCAGCTGGCAAAAGCCAGCAAGGACAAAAACTATCGGCTGCTGACACCGGAGTTGGGTGAGCCTGTTCGGGTGAGCGATACCACGCAAACATTTCGCGAGTGGTGGGAATAA
- a CDS encoding DUF1795 domain-containing protein, which translates to MSEPSSQCLFSEGLINFPDGYQDRTVNVFAPPAADAPAFNISRDALNPGETLAAYIDRQLALMEKHIKGWKQGERSDATLGDSLLQGEIVHASYLRDGKRVWQQQAVFTVDSHKILVFTMTCTRVLDDADSALFGELLRSFRFHQ; encoded by the coding sequence ATGTCAGAACCATCTTCGCAGTGCCTTTTCAGTGAAGGACTGATCAACTTTCCTGATGGCTATCAGGATCGTACCGTAAACGTATTCGCGCCGCCCGCGGCGGATGCACCAGCGTTTAATATCTCCCGCGATGCCCTCAACCCCGGCGAAACGCTTGCCGCGTATATCGATCGCCAGCTCGCCCTGATGGAAAAACACATCAAAGGCTGGAAGCAGGGTGAGCGTAGCGACGCGACGCTTGGCGACAGCCTTTTGCAGGGTGAAATTGTCCATGCCAGCTACCTGCGCGACGGGAAACGCGTCTGGCAGCAGCAGGCCGTGTTTACTGTCGACAGCCATAAAATTCTGGTGTTCACCATGACCTGCACTCGCGTGCTGGACGATGCCGACAGCGCGCTGTTTGGCGAACTTCTCAGGAGCTTCCGCTTCCACCAGTAA
- a CDS encoding DUF1158 domain-containing protein produces the protein MKHPLESLLTAGGILLLALLSCLLLPAPSPGLVLAEKLVTTFHMVDLNQLYTILFCLWFLLLGVIEFFVLRFVWRRWFSLAS, from the coding sequence ATGAAACACCCGTTAGAATCGCTGCTCACAGCAGGAGGCATTTTATTGCTGGCCCTGCTTTCGTGCCTGCTGCTTCCTGCGCCCTCGCCTGGGCTGGTGCTGGCGGAGAAACTGGTTACCACCTTCCATATGGTCGATCTTAACCAGCTTTACACCATTTTGTTCTGCCTGTGGTTTTTACTGCTTGGGGTTATCGAATTCTTCGTGTTGCGTTTCGTCTGGCGTCGCTGGTTTTCGCTGGCGTCGTAA
- a CDS encoding TetR/AcrR family transcriptional regulator: MARPKSEDKKQALLEAATVAFAQSGIAASTALIARNAGVAEGTLFRYFATKDDLLNALYLHLKQDLCQAMLSNLDRSLTTPKEHTRNIWNSYVDWGIKNPLAHAAIRQLGVSEKINAETEQAVKEMFPELHELCRRSVRHVFMSDEFKTFGDALFLSLAEATMEFATRDPSRAVDFKALGFEVMWRGLAQEESDGE; this comes from the coding sequence GTGGCACGTCCGAAGAGTGAAGATAAAAAACAGGCCTTGCTGGAAGCCGCAACGGTGGCGTTTGCACAGTCAGGTATTGCCGCCTCAACGGCACTCATCGCCCGAAACGCGGGCGTCGCCGAAGGGACTCTGTTTCGCTACTTTGCTACCAAAGACGATCTGCTGAATGCCCTCTATTTGCACCTGAAGCAGGATCTCTGTCAGGCAATGCTGTCCAACCTGGATCGCAGCCTTACCACGCCAAAAGAGCACACGCGAAACATCTGGAACAGCTACGTTGACTGGGGGATCAAAAACCCTCTCGCTCACGCCGCGATTCGCCAGCTTGGCGTGAGTGAAAAGATCAACGCTGAAACTGAGCAGGCTGTGAAAGAGATGTTCCCCGAGCTGCATGAACTCTGCCGCCGCTCGGTGCGTCATGTATTTATGTCTGATGAATTTAAAACGTTCGGCGATGCGCTGTTTTTATCGCTGGCCGAAGCGACGATGGAATTTGCCACCCGCGATCCTTCCCGCGCCGTTGATTTTAAAGCGCTCGGCTTTGAGGTGATGTGGCGCGGGCTTGCCCAGGAGGAGAGCGATGGAGAGTAA